A single genomic interval of Stieleria maiorica harbors:
- a CDS encoding 4Fe-4S dicluster domain-containing protein, with translation MISPSSQSDSTTTPTWTVVVSRGQSRNPAKRSLEQSIADAASVLEGTEVLVVPHLYDLPKGGESLQKLSELEGNLIVVSWIFPRAAHWVLDRNGVRGQFVPVAIGDAEDEDDESTEPAASDVDRVADLYPRPKRQIHCIDLKAEQSLERFTDAIRGLVLGEDASDRGADDASSAGETSLPIVGGQIVQVDETTSRRWYPVIDFSRCTNCMECVDFCLFGVYGVDAAETILVEQPDNCRKGCPACSRVCPENAIIFPQHKAPAIAGAETGGSEGFKIDLSKLFGAPDGGDDAIATAARERDEQLLLAGRTAVGIDEQLQRRQQDLTAQPKDDLDRLIDSLDELDL, from the coding sequence ATGATCTCTCCCAGCTCGCAATCCGATTCGACAACAACGCCGACCTGGACGGTGGTGGTTTCTCGCGGACAATCCCGCAATCCCGCCAAACGCTCGCTGGAACAGTCCATCGCCGATGCGGCGTCGGTGCTCGAGGGCACCGAGGTGTTGGTGGTGCCGCACCTGTACGATTTACCCAAGGGCGGCGAGTCGCTTCAGAAGCTGTCCGAGCTGGAAGGGAATCTGATCGTCGTTTCATGGATCTTTCCCCGGGCGGCACATTGGGTGCTCGATCGAAATGGCGTCCGCGGGCAATTCGTTCCGGTGGCAATCGGTGACGCCGAAGACGAAGACGACGAATCGACTGAGCCGGCCGCGTCGGATGTCGATCGCGTTGCCGATTTGTATCCCCGCCCGAAGCGTCAAATCCACTGCATCGATTTAAAGGCCGAGCAGAGTCTGGAACGGTTCACCGACGCGATTCGTGGTCTGGTACTCGGGGAAGACGCCTCGGACAGGGGCGCCGACGACGCATCGTCGGCCGGCGAGACTTCGTTGCCGATCGTCGGCGGCCAGATCGTCCAGGTCGACGAAACGACGTCCCGCCGCTGGTACCCGGTGATCGATTTCAGCCGCTGTACCAACTGCATGGAGTGCGTCGACTTTTGTCTGTTCGGCGTCTATGGGGTCGATGCGGCCGAAACGATTCTTGTCGAACAACCCGACAACTGTCGCAAAGGGTGCCCGGCGTGCAGTCGAGTGTGCCCGGAAAACGCGATCATTTTCCCTCAACATAAAGCGCCCGCGATCGCGGGCGCCGAAACGGGTGGCAGCGAAGGGTTCAAGATCGACCTGTCGAAGTTGTTCGGCGCTCCCGATGGGGGTGACGATGCGATCGCAACGGCCGCCCGAGAACGCGACGAACAATTGCTGTTGGCCGGTCGAACCGCCGTCGGGATCGATGAGCAACTGCAGCGCCGTCAGCAGGACTTGACGGCTCAACCCAAAGACGACCTGGATCGTTTGATCGATTCGCTGGACGAGCTGGATCTGTAG
- a CDS encoding PH domain-containing protein: MGLLSGMLGSASEANLDKVEKQIASIVIEDESVEKAYQLVRDMIVLTNKRIIVIDKQGMTGRKTEYLSIPYRSIVRYSIESAGHFDLDSDLKLWLSGTAEPLTFDFRKAENVADIIQVITRHTCR; encoded by the coding sequence ATGGGACTATTATCAGGCATGCTGGGTTCGGCGTCCGAGGCGAACCTGGACAAGGTGGAAAAGCAGATCGCGTCGATCGTCATCGAGGACGAATCGGTGGAAAAAGCCTACCAATTGGTCCGCGACATGATCGTGCTGACCAACAAGCGCATCATCGTGATCGACAAGCAGGGGATGACGGGACGAAAGACCGAATATCTGTCGATCCCCTATCGCAGCATCGTCCGCTACTCGATCGAAAGTGCCGGGCACTTTGATTTGGATTCGGATTTGAAACTCTGGCTCTCCGGTACGGCGGAGCCGTTGACGTTTGATTTTCGCAAGGCCGAAAACGTCGCCGACATCATTCAAGTGATCACGCGGCATACCTGTCGTTAG
- a CDS encoding sulfatase family protein: protein MRPNILWYCTDQQRFDTIGALGNPHVVTPTIDQLVADGVAMTHAYCQSPICTPSRSSFMTGMYPSRVHNTRNGNESFPSYPPVITKLIADSGYDCGLVGKFHLQSAGHRTEPRIDDGFSYWKFSHAPRDDWSEGHDYAQWVSDRGGDLDAMRQSEEHVPTEFHQTTWASECAIEFINDHARSTKPWLLNLNIYDPHPPFIPPKSYADRFDAADMPGPHFRDSDLVQQKKLASLDFQDEIRTPEQHNANRVQADYYAMIAQIDDQFARILETLDRTGARDNTVIIFTSDHGEALGDHGLMFKGCRFYEGLVRVPLIFSWPGQFRSGLICDGLVELLDLTSTLMELCGLECPDYMQGKSLLPILHGQSDPSHHHDFVRSEYFDALDPHFTGGVGTFGTMYRTPRYKLCLYHDKGLGELYDLRNDPWEFNDLWDDPDHQSIKHGLIQDAFDAHVVLTTDMGSRRIAPM from the coding sequence ATGCGTCCCAACATCCTCTGGTATTGCACCGACCAACAACGTTTCGACACCATCGGTGCGTTGGGAAACCCGCATGTGGTCACCCCGACCATTGACCAACTGGTCGCTGACGGCGTCGCGATGACTCATGCGTATTGCCAAAGCCCGATCTGTACGCCCAGTCGTTCCAGTTTCATGACGGGCATGTATCCGTCCCGCGTGCACAACACCCGCAACGGCAACGAATCGTTTCCGTCCTATCCCCCGGTGATCACCAAATTGATCGCCGACTCGGGCTACGACTGCGGTCTGGTCGGCAAGTTCCACTTGCAGAGTGCGGGGCATCGCACCGAACCGCGGATCGATGACGGGTTTTCCTATTGGAAGTTCAGCCACGCGCCGCGAGACGATTGGTCCGAAGGCCACGACTACGCACAGTGGGTCTCCGATCGCGGCGGCGATCTGGACGCGATGAGACAGTCAGAGGAACATGTCCCGACGGAATTTCACCAGACAACCTGGGCCAGCGAGTGCGCGATCGAATTCATCAACGACCACGCACGATCGACCAAGCCTTGGCTGTTGAATCTGAACATCTACGATCCGCATCCACCGTTCATTCCGCCCAAATCCTACGCGGATCGGTTCGATGCGGCCGACATGCCGGGACCGCACTTCCGAGACTCGGATCTGGTTCAACAAAAAAAACTCGCCTCGCTGGACTTTCAGGACGAAATCCGCACCCCCGAGCAACATAACGCCAATCGCGTCCAAGCCGACTACTACGCCATGATCGCCCAGATCGATGACCAGTTCGCGCGGATCCTCGAAACGCTCGACCGCACCGGCGCGCGGGACAACACCGTGATCATCTTCACCAGCGACCACGGCGAAGCGCTCGGTGACCACGGGCTGATGTTCAAGGGGTGCCGATTCTACGAAGGGCTGGTGCGGGTCCCGTTGATCTTTTCCTGGCCGGGGCAATTCCGATCCGGGTTGATCTGTGACGGCCTGGTGGAATTGCTGGATCTGACGTCGACGCTGATGGAATTGTGTGGACTGGAGTGCCCCGACTACATGCAGGGCAAGAGTCTGTTGCCGATTCTGCATGGGCAATCCGATCCGTCGCACCACCACGACTTCGTTCGCAGCGAGTATTTCGACGCTCTCGATCCACACTTCACCGGCGGCGTCGGGACGTTCGGCACGATGTACCGGACCCCGCGTTACAAGTTGTGCCTGTACCACGACAAAGGGCTCGGCGAACTGTATGACCTGCGGAACGATCCGTGGGAGTTCAACGACCTGTGGGATGATCCCGATCACCAGTCGATCAAACACGGACTGATCCAAGACGCGTTCGACGCCCACGTCGTGCTGACCACCGACATGGGATCGCGGCGAATCGCCCCGATGTGA